The Desulfovibrio inopinatus DSM 10711 genome includes a region encoding these proteins:
- a CDS encoding NADH:flavin oxidoreductase → MKTMFDKTHIGSMALKNRFIRSAVYDGVSDATGHVTPQLCTVYSNLAKGGVGTMITGLCAVTDVEQLLPGQMGIYDDSFIDDYKPLVHGVHEHHANIILQIAALGPQTITDSDASKVMWGPSPIMDGAFHNTPHAMPNDMILFFQQAFADAARRAQAAGFDGVQIHAAHGYLLGRFLSPHYNRRSDEYGDSIENRSRMLRETYAAVRAAVGPQYPVFVKINCDDFMDGGMPFEECMYVCQELDREGIDAIEISGGSRSSRDNEGYARKIDANGEAYFAQYAKRIKSNVKAPVISVGGHRNLQTMTSMLNDDSMDYLALARPFICENDLVARWKAGDTAPAQCISCNTCAKPGPKVCIFHKKAAEDAS, encoded by the coding sequence ATGAAAACAATGTTCGACAAGACGCATATCGGTTCAATGGCATTAAAAAACAGGTTTATCCGCTCCGCCGTGTATGATGGCGTTTCGGATGCAACAGGACACGTGACGCCGCAGCTCTGTACAGTCTATTCCAATTTGGCCAAGGGTGGTGTCGGGACTATGATTACCGGACTGTGTGCTGTGACGGATGTTGAGCAGCTTCTTCCCGGCCAAATGGGGATATATGACGATTCTTTTATCGATGACTATAAACCCTTGGTTCATGGAGTTCATGAGCACCATGCCAATATTATTCTTCAAATCGCGGCATTAGGGCCACAAACCATCACCGACTCGGACGCATCGAAAGTCATGTGGGGGCCGAGTCCTATCATGGATGGAGCGTTCCACAATACACCTCACGCAATGCCCAACGACATGATTTTATTTTTTCAACAGGCTTTCGCCGATGCCGCGCGGCGAGCCCAGGCGGCAGGATTCGATGGTGTACAAATTCATGCAGCGCACGGTTATCTGTTAGGACGATTTCTCTCGCCTCACTATAATCGGCGATCGGATGAATACGGAGACTCCATTGAAAATCGCAGCCGAATGCTTCGAGAAACCTACGCTGCAGTTCGCGCCGCTGTCGGCCCACAGTACCCGGTCTTCGTAAAAATCAACTGCGATGATTTCATGGATGGAGGCATGCCCTTTGAAGAGTGCATGTACGTTTGTCAGGAACTCGACCGGGAAGGAATCGACGCCATTGAAATCAGCGGAGGCAGTCGGTCCTCACGGGACAATGAAGGATACGCGAGAAAAATCGACGCCAATGGTGAAGCCTATTTTGCGCAATACGCCAAGCGCATCAAGTCCAACGTCAAAGCCCCGGTTATCAGTGTTGGTGGTCATCGCAACCTCCAAACCATGACGAGCATGCTCAACGACGATTCCATGGACTATCTGGCGCTAGCCAGACCATTTATTTGCGAAAACGATCTTGTCGCACGCTGGAAAGCCGGTGATACCGCTCCAGCCCAATGTATTTCGTGTAATACCTGCGCCAAACCTGGTCCGAAAGTTTGCATTTTTCATAAGAAAGCCGCAGAGGACGCAAGCTGA
- the leuS gene encoding leucine--tRNA ligase translates to MKQYTPEDIEAKWQNIWNEGDHFHTDVDLDKPKYYVLEMFPYPSGRLHMGHVRVYTIGDVIARVRRMHGFNVIHPMGWDAFGLPAENAAIKHGTHPAKWTFENIDTMRAQLKRLGYSLDWKRELATCTPEYYRHEQLFFLKLLEKGLVYRKKAPQNWCPVCQTVLANEQVEEGLCWRCDTEVEQKELAQWFFRITAYADELLDDLGMLDQGWPERVLTMQRNWIGKSIGAEIDFELESPTDAGSEKIAVFTTRQDTLYGATFMSLAAEHPLVPELIKDKPQAAEVTAFVDNVRNMDRIKRGAEDLEKEGVFTGAYCINPVTGAKMPIYVANFVLMGYGTGAVMAVPAHDQRDFDFATKYKLPLKVVITPKDSDNVLDPLTMEAAYTDPGVLVDSQEFTGLNNDEAKEKIADFLEEKGLGKRSVNYRLRDWNISRQRYWGAPIPVIYCDECGVVPVPESDLPVKLPLDVKTRADGRSPLPDTPSFVETICPTCGKPARRETDTMDTFVESSWYFARYTSTHVENAPFDPQAVDYWLPVDQYIGGIEHAILHLLYSRFFVKALRDLGYLKFDEPFMNLLTQGMVIKDGSKMSKSKGNVVDPDEMVNKYGADTVRLFILFAAPPEKDLDWSDSGIEGSARFLSRVWRLVTEELEDALSPMDPCYSFPADVLENLPAEYKELRRREHACVDKVAKDIQNRFQFNTAISAIMELINFLYGNLETFKANPDGMQVVSSAMASALTVLSPMAPHMCEELWQAMGHTRRLADEPWPTVDPTALVKDEVTVVLQVNGKLRSKITVPADAGKDAIEAAAMQDEHILRHIEGKTVRKVIVVPGKLVNVVAN, encoded by the coding sequence ATGAAACAGTATACGCCCGAAGATATCGAAGCCAAATGGCAAAACATTTGGAATGAAGGTGATCATTTTCACACTGACGTCGATTTGGACAAACCCAAATACTATGTTTTGGAAATGTTCCCTTACCCTTCGGGGCGGCTACATATGGGCCATGTGCGTGTGTATACCATCGGTGACGTCATTGCCCGAGTTCGACGCATGCACGGCTTCAACGTCATCCACCCCATGGGATGGGACGCCTTCGGTCTGCCCGCAGAGAACGCGGCCATCAAACATGGTACTCACCCAGCCAAATGGACATTCGAAAATATCGATACCATGCGTGCCCAGCTCAAACGCTTAGGCTACTCGCTCGACTGGAAGCGTGAGCTTGCCACGTGTACGCCGGAATATTACCGCCACGAACAGCTTTTCTTTCTAAAACTGCTCGAAAAAGGTCTTGTCTATCGCAAGAAAGCTCCACAAAACTGGTGTCCGGTTTGTCAAACGGTTCTCGCAAATGAACAGGTTGAAGAAGGCCTGTGTTGGCGTTGCGATACCGAAGTGGAACAAAAAGAACTGGCACAGTGGTTTTTCCGCATCACCGCCTATGCAGATGAATTGCTTGATGATCTGGGTATGCTCGATCAAGGATGGCCAGAGCGCGTGCTCACCATGCAGCGCAACTGGATCGGCAAAAGCATTGGTGCGGAAATCGACTTTGAGCTTGAATCTCCGACCGATGCCGGAAGCGAAAAAATTGCGGTCTTCACCACACGCCAGGATACGCTCTACGGCGCGACGTTCATGAGTCTGGCAGCCGAACATCCGTTAGTTCCGGAACTTATCAAAGATAAGCCACAGGCTGCTGAAGTCACGGCGTTTGTCGATAACGTCCGCAACATGGACCGAATCAAACGCGGCGCCGAAGACTTGGAAAAAGAAGGCGTATTCACCGGGGCCTATTGCATCAACCCGGTTACTGGCGCCAAAATGCCCATCTATGTGGCCAACTTCGTCTTGATGGGCTACGGAACAGGCGCGGTTATGGCCGTACCGGCGCACGATCAACGCGACTTTGATTTTGCCACAAAATACAAACTGCCCCTCAAGGTCGTTATCACGCCGAAAGACAGCGACAATGTCCTTGATCCGCTGACCATGGAAGCAGCCTATACCGATCCGGGGGTTCTCGTCGATTCCCAGGAATTTACAGGCTTGAATAATGACGAAGCCAAAGAAAAAATCGCTGATTTTCTCGAAGAGAAAGGATTGGGCAAACGCAGTGTCAACTACCGCTTGCGCGACTGGAACATTTCCCGGCAACGATACTGGGGTGCACCGATTCCGGTCATTTACTGTGACGAGTGCGGTGTCGTCCCGGTTCCCGAATCCGATTTGCCGGTCAAGTTGCCGCTCGATGTGAAAACTCGGGCCGATGGTCGCTCGCCTTTGCCCGACACACCGTCCTTTGTCGAAACGATTTGTCCGACTTGCGGGAAACCGGCACGCCGGGAAACCGATACCATGGATACCTTTGTGGAATCCTCCTGGTATTTCGCCCGCTACACCTCGACACATGTCGAGAATGCCCCCTTCGATCCGCAAGCCGTTGATTACTGGCTGCCTGTCGATCAATATATCGGTGGTATTGAACACGCCATTTTGCACCTGCTCTATTCGCGGTTTTTCGTCAAAGCCCTGCGCGATTTGGGATATCTGAAATTCGACGAACCGTTCATGAACCTGCTTACACAGGGGATGGTTATCAAAGACGGCTCCAAGATGTCGAAATCCAAGGGCAACGTTGTTGACCCCGATGAAATGGTCAACAAGTACGGCGCCGACACGGTACGCTTGTTCATCTTGTTTGCCGCACCACCGGAAAAAGATCTTGATTGGAGCGACTCCGGCATCGAAGGATCGGCACGTTTCCTGTCACGCGTCTGGAGACTCGTGACCGAAGAACTCGAAGACGCCCTGTCCCCCATGGATCCGTGCTACAGTTTCCCAGCCGATGTCTTGGAAAATCTGCCCGCGGAGTACAAAGAATTACGTCGACGCGAGCATGCTTGTGTCGACAAGGTCGCCAAGGACATCCAGAATCGCTTTCAGTTCAACACGGCTATTTCAGCGATCATGGAACTCATCAACTTTCTCTACGGCAACCTGGAGACATTCAAGGCCAATCCCGACGGTATGCAGGTCGTGTCCTCGGCCATGGCCTCGGCCTTGACCGTGCTTTCTCCCATGGCACCCCATATGTGTGAAGAACTGTGGCAAGCCATGGGACACACACGCCGCCTTGCCGACGAACCCTGGCCCACCGTAGACCCCACCGCTCTGGTGAAGGACGAAGTCACCGTGGTGCTGCAGGTCAATGGCAAGCTGCGCAGTAAGATCACGGTGCCTGCCGACGCCGGAAAAGACGCTATTGAAGCGGCCGCCATGCAAGATGAGCATATACTTCGCCACATTGAAGGGAAAACCGTTCGCAAAGTCATCGTTGTGCCGGGCAAGTTGGTCAACGTTGTGGCGAATTAA
- the nusB gene encoding transcription antitermination factor NusB has protein sequence MVKKKVGQSRRRARIRALQVLYSFEFAEAHSAADVDAALERIPLHPVNPPKDLDFVRELVMGVWGKTSELDEIIVSFSQNWRLSRIAKIDLTILRLALFEILHRPDIPLRVAINEAVELSRDFGDDNSGAFVNGILDAVAKAVDQGRFSIQKGL, from the coding sequence ATGGTTAAGAAAAAAGTTGGGCAATCACGACGACGCGCTCGTATTCGCGCGTTGCAGGTGCTCTATTCCTTTGAATTCGCCGAAGCCCATAGTGCCGCCGATGTCGATGCAGCTTTGGAGCGCATCCCGTTGCATCCGGTCAATCCTCCCAAGGATCTTGATTTCGTACGCGAACTTGTCATGGGGGTATGGGGAAAAACCAGCGAACTCGACGAAATTATTGTTTCGTTTTCTCAAAATTGGCGACTATCCCGCATCGCCAAGATCGACTTGACGATTCTGCGTCTGGCTCTGTTCGAAATTTTGCATCGGCCGGATATCCCTTTACGTGTCGCGATCAACGAAGCTGTTGAACTTTCACGCGATTTCGGGGACGATAATTCCGGCGCATTTGTCAACGGCATTCTCGATGCCGTGGCCAAAGCCGTAGATCAGGGCCGTTTTTCCATTCAAAAAGGTCTTTAA
- the ribH gene encoding 6,7-dimethyl-8-ribityllumazine synthase, whose amino-acid sequence MLHIKTIEGQMQAQGLRFGLLAARFNDFIVDRLIGGAVDYLTRHGADRENLTIIRLPGAFEMPLAAKKIAASGKYDALVCLGCVIRGATPHFDFVANECAKGLAQVSLDTGVPIGFGVLTTDTLEQAIERAGSKAGNKGVEAASAVLELTRILEQV is encoded by the coding sequence ATGCTGCATATCAAAACCATTGAAGGACAGATGCAAGCGCAAGGACTGCGCTTTGGTCTCCTGGCTGCCCGATTCAATGATTTCATCGTAGACCGCCTGATCGGCGGTGCAGTGGATTATCTGACTCGCCACGGAGCCGACCGTGAAAATCTGACGATTATCCGTTTGCCCGGCGCGTTTGAAATGCCTCTGGCCGCCAAAAAGATTGCGGCATCGGGTAAATATGACGCGTTGGTATGCTTGGGCTGTGTCATTCGCGGTGCCACCCCCCACTTCGACTTTGTTGCTAATGAATGTGCCAAAGGCTTGGCTCAAGTCAGCCTTGATACAGGGGTTCCCATCGGTTTCGGTGTTTTGACAACAGATACGTTGGAACAAGCTATAGAACGCGCTGGCAGCAAAGCCGGCAACAAGGGTGTCGAAGCCGCTTCGGCTGTTTTGGAACTCACTCGGATTCTCGAACAGGTGTAA
- a CDS encoding bifunctional 3,4-dihydroxy-2-butanone-4-phosphate synthase/GTP cyclohydrolase II: MAVCSIEEAIADIRQGKMIILVDDEDRENEGDLTIAAEKITPEIINFMATHGRGLICLSLSPDWVDKLNLPMMTKNNKSSFGTGFTVSIEAKTGVTTGISAYDRATTILTAVADDVVADDIVTPGHIFPLRAKEGGVLVRAGQTEGSVDLARLAGLKPCAVICEIMREDGNMARMPDLEEFAEKHDLKIATIKDLIQYRMKFGSVTVERVAEAELPTCFGGHFKAIAFETATDNQTHLALVKGEIDPDEPVLLRVHSECLTGDALGSLRCDCGGQLQEAMRMIDEAGKGVILYMRQEGRGIGLANKIKAYNLQDKGLDTVEANKRLGFKADLRDYGIGAQILVSLGVRKMRLMTNNPKKIVGLEGYGLEVVERVPIEIGACPQNLCYLQTKKDKMGHILNHLDD; the protein is encoded by the coding sequence ATGGCTGTTTGTTCGATTGAAGAAGCCATTGCCGACATTCGGCAAGGCAAAATGATTATTTTAGTGGATGATGAAGACCGGGAAAACGAAGGCGATCTCACGATTGCCGCTGAAAAAATCACTCCCGAAATTATCAATTTCATGGCCACGCACGGCCGAGGTTTGATTTGCTTGAGCCTGTCTCCGGACTGGGTGGACAAGCTCAACCTCCCCATGATGACGAAGAACAATAAAAGTTCCTTCGGTACGGGCTTCACGGTTTCCATCGAAGCGAAAACCGGCGTTACCACCGGTATTTCCGCCTATGACCGGGCAACGACCATTCTTACGGCAGTTGCTGATGACGTCGTTGCCGATGATATCGTCACTCCTGGCCACATTTTTCCGTTACGAGCCAAAGAAGGCGGCGTTCTCGTGCGTGCCGGTCAAACCGAAGGCAGTGTGGACTTAGCCCGGTTAGCTGGCCTGAAACCTTGTGCGGTCATCTGCGAAATCATGCGCGAAGACGGCAACATGGCACGCATGCCCGACCTGGAAGAATTCGCCGAAAAGCACGATCTCAAAATCGCCACGATTAAAGATCTCATCCAGTATCGCATGAAATTCGGTTCCGTCACCGTCGAGCGCGTGGCTGAAGCTGAACTTCCGACGTGTTTCGGCGGCCATTTCAAAGCGATCGCATTTGAAACTGCAACCGATAACCAAACGCATCTCGCCCTGGTAAAAGGCGAAATCGATCCGGATGAACCTGTTTTGCTTCGCGTTCATAGCGAATGTCTCACCGGTGACGCACTTGGTTCCTTACGGTGCGATTGCGGTGGACAGCTCCAAGAGGCCATGCGCATGATTGATGAGGCCGGAAAAGGTGTCATCCTGTACATGCGCCAGGAAGGTCGCGGCATTGGCTTGGCAAATAAGATCAAAGCCTACAACCTCCAAGACAAAGGCCTGGACACGGTCGAGGCGAACAAACGCCTCGGTTTTAAAGCAGACTTGCGCGACTATGGTATTGGAGCACAAATTCTCGTGTCGCTCGGTGTGAGAAAAATGCGCCTTATGACTAACAACCCCAAAAAGATTGTTGGTTTAGAAGGCTATGGCCTGGAAGTGGTCGAACGTGTGCCCATTGAAATAGGAGCCTGTCCGCAAAACTTGTGCTACCTGCAGACTAAAAAAGACAAGATGGGCCATATTTTGAACCATCTCGACGACTAA
- a CDS encoding riboflavin synthase encodes MFTGLVQGKGRIQSVDSRAGQARFQITSLFALDATVPGESIAVNGACLTVETPGKNAFSAYASAETLSRTNLGALRSGSIVNLERALALGDRLGGHLVSGHIDCLATVIAIDKVGESTQFTLKYPEEYGCFVVEKGSVALDGISLTVNTCGPDFLSVNIIPTTIAETTIGGWAPGAHVNMETDVIGKYVQKMVAPWTKTPSQDVQASGGLTEDFLREHGF; translated from the coding sequence ATGTTTACAGGACTTGTACAAGGAAAAGGACGCATTCAGTCTGTTGATTCCAGAGCCGGCCAGGCCCGGTTCCAAATCACATCGCTTTTTGCGCTTGATGCAACGGTTCCGGGTGAAAGTATCGCCGTCAACGGTGCGTGTCTTACCGTAGAAACACCCGGTAAAAATGCATTCTCCGCGTATGCTTCTGCCGAAACGTTGTCGCGAACGAACCTTGGTGCATTGCGGTCAGGTTCCATTGTCAATCTTGAACGCGCCTTGGCTCTTGGTGATCGACTTGGGGGACACCTTGTCAGTGGACACATCGACTGTTTGGCTACCGTCATTGCCATTGACAAAGTCGGTGAATCGACTCAATTCACCCTGAAGTATCCGGAAGAATATGGTTGTTTCGTTGTCGAAAAAGGATCGGTTGCACTTGACGGTATTTCCTTGACCGTCAACACCTGTGGCCCGGACTTTCTTTCGGTCAACATCATTCCGACAACGATTGCTGAAACGACCATTGGCGGATGGGCTCCGGGGGCACACGTCAATATGGAGACGGATGTCATCGGGAAATACGTCCAGAAAATGGTCGCTCCTTGGACAAAAACCCCTTCGCAAGATGTACAAGCCTCAGGGGGATTGACTGAAGATTTTTTACGAGAACACGGATTTTAA
- the ribD gene encoding bifunctional diaminohydroxyphosphoribosylaminopyrimidine deaminase/5-amino-6-(5-phosphoribosylamino)uracil reductase RibD, with the protein MLKCSQPILTDREAYMAHAVSLARQGLGPTAPNPCVGAVLVSDGRIVAQGFHERFGQPHAEVRCLADAREKGVDPSQCEMFVTLEPCNHYGKTPPCTRAVFDAGIRSIAIGCLDPNPDVAGGGAAFLESNGVRVEVGLLYDECRDLIDDFLVWKDTKRPYVFLKMATTLDGRIACRNGHSSYVTGPLSRKRVHELRARVGAVMIGGGTLRADNPGLDVRLNPMPENANDPLAVIVTSNLPGKSAALKLLEHRPEKTIFFTNNTSASHPNATRLTSMGVRVIALPPATSEDGNDESGLNLEFGLIKLRQEYGVHHVLCEGGGGLAMSLFEAGLVDETLLFQAPKILGDDQAIPVFYGRSPLQMDEALPVRVTSVQPVGDDFLLTLKRPR; encoded by the coding sequence ATGTTGAAGTGCTCTCAGCCGATTTTGACTGATCGCGAAGCCTATATGGCGCACGCTGTCAGCTTGGCCCGACAAGGTCTAGGGCCGACGGCACCGAATCCGTGTGTTGGAGCGGTTCTTGTGTCCGATGGTCGCATTGTGGCCCAAGGTTTTCATGAACGCTTTGGACAACCGCATGCCGAAGTGCGTTGTCTTGCCGATGCGCGCGAAAAAGGGGTGGATCCGAGCCAGTGCGAAATGTTTGTCACGCTCGAACCCTGCAATCACTATGGCAAAACCCCACCATGCACGCGAGCCGTTTTTGATGCCGGAATACGCAGTATTGCGATTGGATGCCTTGACCCGAACCCTGATGTAGCCGGTGGTGGCGCTGCGTTTCTCGAATCCAACGGCGTTCGTGTCGAAGTTGGCTTGCTATATGATGAATGCCGCGACCTGATTGATGATTTTCTCGTATGGAAAGACACAAAGCGTCCATACGTATTTTTGAAGATGGCAACCACGTTGGATGGTCGCATTGCCTGCCGCAACGGTCATTCTTCATACGTCACTGGTCCGCTTTCGCGCAAACGTGTTCATGAATTACGGGCCCGCGTCGGTGCAGTCATGATCGGTGGGGGGACACTTCGTGCCGATAATCCCGGTCTTGATGTACGCCTCAATCCCATGCCTGAGAATGCCAACGATCCGCTGGCTGTTATTGTGACAAGCAATCTTCCGGGAAAATCTGCCGCCCTTAAGCTCCTTGAGCATCGTCCGGAAAAAACAATCTTTTTCACGAACAATACGTCGGCAAGCCATCCCAATGCGACGCGACTGACATCCATGGGCGTCCGCGTCATTGCCCTGCCTCCGGCAACGTCCGAGGACGGCAACGACGAGTCCGGTCTTAACCTTGAATTTGGTCTCATCAAATTACGCCAGGAATACGGCGTGCACCACGTTCTTTGTGAAGGGGGCGGTGGACTTGCCATGTCACTTTTCGAAGCGGGACTCGTCGACGAAACACTCTTGTTCCAGGCTCCCAAAATTCTTGGCGATGACCAGGCTATCCCCGTATTCTATGGGCGTTCTCCGCTCCAAATGGATGAGGCTCTGCCCGTTCGCGTCACATCGGTTCAGCCGGTAGGCGATGATTTTCTTCTCACCCTCAAACGGCCGCGGTAA
- a CDS encoding deoxycytidylate deaminase: MSKRLPWPEYFMRIAFLVAERSTCLRRKVGAIAVKDKRILATGYNGAPANTAHCLDQGCMREKLGIPSGQRHELCRGLHAEQNVIIQCAVHGISIQDADIYCTTQPCLICSKMLINCGIKNIYFAEGYPDELSQAMIEEAGVHVEVLSADFD; encoded by the coding sequence GTGAGTAAACGACTCCCCTGGCCTGAATACTTCATGCGCATCGCCTTTCTTGTGGCCGAGCGCAGTACCTGTCTTCGCCGCAAGGTCGGGGCCATAGCCGTCAAGGACAAGCGTATCTTGGCCACCGGCTACAATGGTGCCCCGGCCAATACGGCCCATTGTCTCGACCAAGGATGCATGCGCGAGAAACTGGGCATTCCGTCGGGCCAGCGTCATGAACTCTGCCGTGGCCTGCACGCCGAACAAAATGTCATCATTCAATGCGCCGTACATGGTATCAGCATCCAAGACGCCGATATCTATTGCACGACGCAACCGTGTCTGATCTGTTCAAAGATGCTCATCAATTGCGGCATAAAAAACATCTATTTCGCTGAAGGCTATCCCGATGAGCTGTCTCAAGCCATGATCGAGGAAGCAGGAGTCCATGTTGAAGTGCTCTCAGCCGATTTTGACTGA
- the glyA gene encoding serine hydroxymethyltransferase, translating to MEELLIQDPELGRAIILEVERQTGKLELIASENFTSTAVRQAQGSVMTHKYAEGYPGKRYYGGCEFVDIAEDLARDRAKELFGCDYANVQPHSGSQANMGVYFAELTPGDTILGMDLSHGGHLTHGSPVNFSGKLFNIVFYGVKKETGQIDYDQVEELARANKPKIIVAGASAYPRIIDFDRFRTIADEVGAKLMVDMAHIAGLVATGLHPSPIGKAHYTTTTTHKTLRGPRGGMILSSEEYGKTLNSQIFPGIQGGPLMHVIAAKAVAFGEALRPQFKAYQQRVVENAATLAKVLTDAGYNLVSGGTDNHLMLVDLTNKDVTGKDAEIALDKAGITVNKNTVPFETRSPFVTSGIRLGTPALTTRGMGTADMERVAGWIDAAIIKRENETALDEIRCQVQEFARQYPLFAW from the coding sequence ATGGAAGAACTCCTCATCCAGGACCCCGAGCTCGGGCGGGCCATCATCCTCGAAGTCGAGCGTCAAACCGGCAAGCTCGAACTGATTGCCTCGGAAAATTTCACCTCCACAGCTGTACGCCAGGCGCAAGGAAGCGTCATGACACACAAATACGCTGAGGGGTATCCCGGTAAGCGGTATTACGGTGGCTGCGAATTCGTCGATATTGCCGAGGACCTTGCTCGTGACCGCGCCAAAGAGCTGTTCGGCTGCGACTATGCCAACGTACAGCCCCATTCCGGTTCTCAGGCCAATATGGGCGTATATTTTGCCGAACTGACTCCTGGCGATACAATTCTGGGTATGGACCTGTCCCACGGCGGCCATCTCACCCATGGTAGCCCGGTCAACTTTTCGGGGAAGCTGTTCAATATCGTCTTCTACGGAGTCAAGAAAGAAACGGGGCAGATCGACTACGACCAGGTCGAAGAACTTGCTCGCGCCAACAAACCTAAAATCATTGTCGCTGGTGCCAGTGCGTACCCGCGTATCATTGATTTCGATCGCTTCCGCACCATTGCCGATGAAGTCGGTGCTAAACTCATGGTCGATATGGCACATATTGCCGGACTCGTTGCCACGGGTCTCCATCCGTCGCCCATCGGCAAAGCCCATTACACGACCACAACCACGCACAAGACGTTGCGTGGTCCCCGCGGCGGCATGATCTTGTCGAGCGAAGAATACGGCAAGACGCTGAATTCTCAAATTTTCCCCGGCATTCAAGGCGGTCCGCTTATGCATGTTATCGCCGCAAAAGCCGTTGCCTTCGGCGAAGCTCTTCGCCCCCAATTCAAAGCCTATCAGCAGCGTGTTGTCGAAAATGCGGCAACGCTGGCTAAAGTCCTGACCGATGCGGGATACAACCTTGTGTCCGGCGGAACCGACAACCATCTCATGCTTGTTGACCTGACAAACAAGGATGTCACGGGCAAAGATGCGGAAATCGCTTTGGATAAAGCCGGTATCACCGTGAACAAAAACACCGTCCCCTTCGAAACCCGTTCTCCGTTTGTTACCTCGGGTATCCGCTTGGGAACCCCGGCATTGACCACTCGCGGTATGGGCACAGCCGATATGGAACGTGTGGCCGGCTGGATCGATGCAGCCATCATCAAACGGGAAAATGAAACGGCGCTGGATGAAATCCGTTGCCAAGTGCAGGAATTCGCCAGACAATATCCGCTGTTCGCGTGGTAA
- the fabF gene encoding beta-ketoacyl-ACP synthase II, whose product MSTHRVVVTGLGAVTPVGADLETSWSQLIAGESGVYPIECFNAEAFETRFAAQCKEFDPAKFIEKKQVRRMDRFTQFAVAAAAMALENANWSIPPENAHRVGTIIGCGLGGLDTIEHYHKILLEKGPNRVSPFFIPVLIANMAAAQVSISTGAKGPNLAATSACASGVHAIGYAYSDIKLGRCDAMICGGTESTITPLAVSGFNALKALSTRNDDMKKASRPFDKDRDGFVIGEGCGILIIESLEHAQARGANILAEVVGFGASSDAYHMTAPDEDGAGMALAMQAAIQDAGLTPDDVQHINAHGTSTPLNDSCETKAIKTVFGNRAQDIPVTSNKSMIGHTLGAAGGIESVFSVKTITEGIIPATINLENQDPNCDLNIVGNTSLEKQVDTVLCNSFGFGGTNGCMLFKRFTE is encoded by the coding sequence ATGAGCACACATCGCGTTGTCGTTACCGGCCTTGGGGCCGTTACGCCCGTCGGGGCCGATCTCGAAACGAGCTGGAGCCAATTGATTGCCGGCGAATCCGGTGTTTATCCCATCGAATGTTTTAATGCAGAAGCATTTGAAACTCGGTTCGCTGCTCAATGTAAAGAATTCGATCCAGCAAAGTTTATTGAAAAAAAACAGGTCCGCCGTATGGATCGCTTCACACAGTTTGCTGTCGCAGCCGCTGCTATGGCGCTCGAAAACGCAAACTGGAGCATTCCGCCTGAAAATGCCCATCGTGTTGGCACGATTATTGGGTGTGGTCTTGGTGGGCTTGATACGATCGAGCATTATCACAAGATATTGCTTGAAAAAGGACCGAATCGCGTTTCGCCTTTTTTCATCCCGGTTCTCATCGCCAATATGGCTGCCGCACAAGTAAGCATCTCGACCGGAGCCAAAGGTCCGAACCTGGCTGCAACGTCGGCATGCGCATCAGGCGTCCATGCCATCGGATACGCGTACAGCGATATCAAACTTGGTCGATGCGACGCCATGATTTGCGGTGGCACGGAATCGACGATTACGCCGTTGGCCGTGTCGGGATTCAATGCTCTCAAAGCGTTGTCCACTCGCAACGACGATATGAAAAAAGCATCGCGGCCTTTTGATAAGGATCGTGATGGATTCGTTATCGGTGAAGGGTGCGGCATACTCATTATTGAGTCTCTGGAACATGCCCAAGCACGTGGAGCAAACATTCTCGCCGAAGTCGTCGGATTCGGTGCATCCTCGGATGCATACCACATGACGGCTCCGGACGAAGACGGTGCGGGCATGGCACTGGCTATGCAAGCGGCCATTCAGGACGCTGGTCTCACACCTGATGACGTCCAGCATATCAACGCCCATGGCACGTCCACCCCACTCAATGACTCCTGCGAAACCAAAGCCATCAAGACTGTATTCGGTAATCGGGCGCAAGATATTCCCGTGACGTCGAATAAGTCGATGATTGGCCATACATTAGGTGCTGCCGGAGGCATCGAATCGGTGTTCAGCGTTAAAACGATCACCGAAGGAATTATTCCCGCGACCATCAACCTGGAAAACCAGGATCCGAATTGCGATTTGAATATTGTTGGCAATACCTCCCTGGAAAAACAGGTCGACACGGTACTGTGCAACTCTTTCGGCTTCGGAGGCACCAACGGGTGCATGTTGTTTAAGCGGTTTACCGAATAA